From Tachysurus fulvidraco isolate hzauxx_2018 chromosome 10, HZAU_PFXX_2.0, whole genome shotgun sequence, one genomic window encodes:
- the rps5 gene encoding 40S ribosomal protein S5, whose protein sequence is MADWETAPAVAETPEIKLFGKWSTDDVQINDISLQDYIAVKEKYAKYLPHSGGRYAAKRFRKAQCPIVERLTNSMMMHGRNNGKKLMTVRIVKHAFEIIHLLTGENPLQVLVNAIINSGPREDSTRIGRAGTVRRQAVDVSPLRRVNQAIWLLCTGAREAAFRNIKTIAECLADELINAAKGSSNSYAIKKKDELERVAKSNR, encoded by the exons ATGGCGGACTGGGAGACTGCGCCGGCTGTGGCCGAGACGCCCGAGATCAAACTGTTTGGGAAGTGGAGCACGGATGATGTGCAGATCAATGACATCTCCCTTCAG GACTACATTGCCGTGAAGGAGAAGTATGCCAAGTACCTCCCTCACTCCGGAGGGCGCTATGCCGCTAAGCGCTTCCGTAAGGCTCAGTGCCCCATTGTGGAGCGTCTGACCAACTCCATGATGATGCACGGACGCAACAACGGCAAGAAGTTAATGACCGTGCGCATCGTCAAACACGCCTTCGAGATCATCCACCTGCTCACTGGGGAG aaccCCCTGCAGGTTCTGGTGAACGCCATCATTAACAGCGGCCCACGTGAAGACTCCACCCGTATCGGCAGAGCTGGAACGGTCAGGAGACAGGCTGTGGATGTGTCCCCACTCCGCAGGGTcaaccag gctATCTGGCTGCTGTGCACTGGGGCGAGAGAAGCTGCCTTCAGGAACATTAAGACCATTGCTGAGTGTTTGGCTGACGAGCTCATCAACGCCGCCAAG GGTTCGTCAAACTCTTACGCCATCAAGAAGAAGGACGAGTTGGAGCGAGTGGCCAAATCCAACCGTTAA